A portion of the Pomacea canaliculata isolate SZHN2017 linkage group LG13, ASM307304v1, whole genome shotgun sequence genome contains these proteins:
- the LOC112553793 gene encoding uncharacterized protein LOC112553793 isoform X2 translates to MALIPGSYARAAGLQSEINKVTVTRVAGSEVQFQRTIDTYQKDLRYNVNQIQREQRQLRRSMRRYHHKLRQGRKDRKQRQLQLQAQQQRSRRLAEEGRLLLPQILTLDDDDGNADKGTVHDKGSEETQQEEQPHSNHTSTDHPDSNDSADALTESVSQSQADRDGFGEKGFNNGSKPILTRNKANAYFRSHKGLKKERSAKRKKTSDNEERTEGNDDGDDKDENGEDSVLPSIAEEEEQNGRNTPGDEVGLSASFRACEILMEPSSISNPTGLESIGSSTRPNTDTKLRSADNHVILPSLDTKNIQRKSSFASAGNNDSSSTSDTAEHKSHLTQDTSVSPAMAVSRSPGKPTRRTGVSYGDLIKLQHTHSSSTKKLFSLVDRLASKHGIVDPPTTDSSSRRKRYSSMDPRSNAKIKQRGQEQAQSLMSDGMVKQAAILYFIKYGYSQRDEEEPVERAESSALVTERGSLALDENPRSPEENLKTWSVDGGGRKVGQKREASSALVSKTESHNVATSGDINSLLSSSGTNSEHVQNSRGRQSMSMLALSQHVTAIKSRSVDRHNLESPPLSRRISARSKSTTSAVGRGGTGHDPGPLYDSLGEPALQKLSPLPATLGRSRRDSIRSLLHERLQEVGASSSGVAWQSAFGRLKMVHTLVDLSPYFVRDSP, encoded by the coding sequence ATGGCGCTGATCCCAGGGTCCTACGCGCGGGCGGCTGGCCTGCAGAGCGAGATCAACAAGGTCACGGTGACCCGCGTGGCCGGAAGTGAGGTGCAGTTCCAGCGCACCATCGACACCTACCAGAAGGACCTCCGCTACAACGTCAACCAGATCCAGCGCGAGCAGAGGCAGCTACGGCGCTCCATGCGGCGCTACCACCACAAGCTGCGGCAAGGCAGGAAGGACCGAAAACAGCGGCAACTGCAGCTGCAGGCCCAACAGCAACGCTCCCGACGACTAGCGGAAGAAGGGCGGCTGCTCCTCCCGCAGATTCTGACCCTTGATGATGACGACGGGAACGCGGACAAAGGTACTGTGCACGACAAAGGGAGTGAAGAAACCCAACAAGAGGAACAGCCACATTCTAATCACACTTCTACTGACCACCCAGACAGTAACGACAGTGCTGATGCTCTCACTGAAAGTGTGAGTCAGTCGCAAGCTGACCGAGACGGCTTTGGTGAGAAAGGGTTTAATAATGGGTCTAAACCTATTCTGACCAGGAACAAAGCCAATGCTTATTTCAGGTCACATAAAGGGTTAAAGAAAGAGAGGTcagcaaagagaaagaaaacaagcgATAATGAAGAACGGACTGAGGGAAACGACGATGGTGATGACAAGGACGAAAACGGTGAGGACTCTGTCCTGCCGTCCATTGCCGAGGAAGAGGAGCAAAATGGCCGTAATACTCCTGGTGATGAAGTAGGTCTTTCCGCTTCCTTCAGGGCTTGCGAAATCCTGATGGAACCGAGTAGTATCAGCAATCCTACAGGCTTGGAAAGCATCGGAAGCTCCACAAGACCAAACACGGACACGAAACTCAGGTCAGCGGACAATCATGTGATACTTCCCTCACTCGATACCAAAAATATCCAAAGAAAATCCAGTTTTGCTTCTGCCGGCAACAACGATTCCAGCAGCACATCAGACACCGCAGAGCACAAGAGTCACCTGACTCAAGATACGAGCGTTTCACCTGCTATGGCAGTTTCGAGGTCTCCAGGTAAGCCCACCCGTCGGACAGGTGTGTCGTACGGGGACCTGATCAAGCTGCAGCACACGCACTCGTCCAGCACCAAAAAGCTGTTCAGCCTGGTGGACCGCCTGGCCTCCAAGCACGGCATCGTCGACCCGCCTACTACTGATTCGTCCTCCAGGAGGAAGAGGTACTCCTCCATGGACCCGCGGTCCAACGCAAAGATCAAACAGCGAGGCCAGGAGCAAGCCCAGTCGCTGATGTCTGACGGGATGGTGAAGCAGGCAGCCATCTTGTACTTCATCAAGTACGGCTACTCGCAGCGCGACGAGGAAGAGCCCGTAGAACGTGCAGAGTCATCCGCATTAGTGACTGAGCGTGGGTCTCTCGCGCTGGACGAGAACCCGAGGAGTCCCGAGGAGAACCTCAAGACCTGGAGCGTGGACGGCGGCGGGCGCAAAGTCGGACAGAAACGCGAAGCTTCTTCGGCGCTGGTCTCTAAGACAGAGTCCCACAACGTCGCCACTTCCGGTGACATTAATTCCTTGCTTTCCAGCAGTGGAACCAACAGCGAGCACGTGCAGAACAGCAGGGGGAGGCAGTCAATGAGCATGCTAGCCTTATCTCAGCACGTGACAGCGATAAAAAGTCGCTCCGTGGACAGACATAACCTCGAGTCGCCGCCGCTATCGCGCCGCATCTCCGCGCGCTCCAAGTCCACGACGTCCGCGGTGGGCAGAGGAGGCACCGGACATGACCCCGGTCCGCTGTACGACTCTTTGGGAGAACCGGCCCTGCAGAAACTGTCCCCCCTGCCGGCGACCTTGGGCCGGTCCAGACGAGACAGCATCAGAAGCCTGCTGCACGAGCGACTACAAGAGGTGGGGGCGAGCAGCAGCGGAGTTGCCTGGCAGTCGGCCTTCGGGCGCCTGAAGATGGTGCACACGCTGGTGGACCTCTCGCCTTACTTTGTCAGGGACAGCCCCTAG
- the LOC112553793 gene encoding uncharacterized protein LOC112553793 isoform X1 encodes MNKNKKIKLFGSSKMALIPGSYARAAGLQSEINKVTVTRVAGSEVQFQRTIDTYQKDLRYNVNQIQREQRQLRRSMRRYHHKLRQGRKDRKQRQLQLQAQQQRSRRLAEEGRLLLPQILTLDDDDGNADKGTVHDKGSEETQQEEQPHSNHTSTDHPDSNDSADALTESVSQSQADRDGFGEKGFNNGSKPILTRNKANAYFRSHKGLKKERSAKRKKTSDNEERTEGNDDGDDKDENGEDSVLPSIAEEEEQNGRNTPGDEVGLSASFRACEILMEPSSISNPTGLESIGSSTRPNTDTKLRSADNHVILPSLDTKNIQRKSSFASAGNNDSSSTSDTAEHKSHLTQDTSVSPAMAVSRSPGKPTRRTGVSYGDLIKLQHTHSSSTKKLFSLVDRLASKHGIVDPPTTDSSSRRKRYSSMDPRSNAKIKQRGQEQAQSLMSDGMVKQAAILYFIKYGYSQRDEEEPVERAESSALVTERGSLALDENPRSPEENLKTWSVDGGGRKVGQKREASSALVSKTESHNVATSGDINSLLSSSGTNSEHVQNSRGRQSMSMLALSQHVTAIKSRSVDRHNLESPPLSRRISARSKSTTSAVGRGGTGHDPGPLYDSLGEPALQKLSPLPATLGRSRRDSIRSLLHERLQEVGASSSGVAWQSAFGRLKMVHTLVDLSPYFVRDSP; translated from the exons atgaacaaaaacaaaaa GATCAAGCTTTTCGGAAGTTCCAAAATGGCGCTGATCCCAGGGTCCTACGCGCGGGCGGCTGGCCTGCAGAGCGAGATCAACAAGGTCACGGTGACCCGCGTGGCCGGAAGTGAGGTGCAGTTCCAGCGCACCATCGACACCTACCAGAAGGACCTCCGCTACAACGTCAACCAGATCCAGCGCGAGCAGAGGCAGCTACGGCGCTCCATGCGGCGCTACCACCACAAGCTGCGGCAAGGCAGGAAGGACCGAAAACAGCGGCAACTGCAGCTGCAGGCCCAACAGCAACGCTCCCGACGACTAGCGGAAGAAGGGCGGCTGCTCCTCCCGCAGATTCTGACCCTTGATGATGACGACGGGAACGCGGACAAAGGTACTGTGCACGACAAAGGGAGTGAAGAAACCCAACAAGAGGAACAGCCACATTCTAATCACACTTCTACTGACCACCCAGACAGTAACGACAGTGCTGATGCTCTCACTGAAAGTGTGAGTCAGTCGCAAGCTGACCGAGACGGCTTTGGTGAGAAAGGGTTTAATAATGGGTCTAAACCTATTCTGACCAGGAACAAAGCCAATGCTTATTTCAGGTCACATAAAGGGTTAAAGAAAGAGAGGTcagcaaagagaaagaaaacaagcgATAATGAAGAACGGACTGAGGGAAACGACGATGGTGATGACAAGGACGAAAACGGTGAGGACTCTGTCCTGCCGTCCATTGCCGAGGAAGAGGAGCAAAATGGCCGTAATACTCCTGGTGATGAAGTAGGTCTTTCCGCTTCCTTCAGGGCTTGCGAAATCCTGATGGAACCGAGTAGTATCAGCAATCCTACAGGCTTGGAAAGCATCGGAAGCTCCACAAGACCAAACACGGACACGAAACTCAGGTCAGCGGACAATCATGTGATACTTCCCTCACTCGATACCAAAAATATCCAAAGAAAATCCAGTTTTGCTTCTGCCGGCAACAACGATTCCAGCAGCACATCAGACACCGCAGAGCACAAGAGTCACCTGACTCAAGATACGAGCGTTTCACCTGCTATGGCAGTTTCGAGGTCTCCAGGTAAGCCCACCCGTCGGACAGGTGTGTCGTACGGGGACCTGATCAAGCTGCAGCACACGCACTCGTCCAGCACCAAAAAGCTGTTCAGCCTGGTGGACCGCCTGGCCTCCAAGCACGGCATCGTCGACCCGCCTACTACTGATTCGTCCTCCAGGAGGAAGAGGTACTCCTCCATGGACCCGCGGTCCAACGCAAAGATCAAACAGCGAGGCCAGGAGCAAGCCCAGTCGCTGATGTCTGACGGGATGGTGAAGCAGGCAGCCATCTTGTACTTCATCAAGTACGGCTACTCGCAGCGCGACGAGGAAGAGCCCGTAGAACGTGCAGAGTCATCCGCATTAGTGACTGAGCGTGGGTCTCTCGCGCTGGACGAGAACCCGAGGAGTCCCGAGGAGAACCTCAAGACCTGGAGCGTGGACGGCGGCGGGCGCAAAGTCGGACAGAAACGCGAAGCTTCTTCGGCGCTGGTCTCTAAGACAGAGTCCCACAACGTCGCCACTTCCGGTGACATTAATTCCTTGCTTTCCAGCAGTGGAACCAACAGCGAGCACGTGCAGAACAGCAGGGGGAGGCAGTCAATGAGCATGCTAGCCTTATCTCAGCACGTGACAGCGATAAAAAGTCGCTCCGTGGACAGACATAACCTCGAGTCGCCGCCGCTATCGCGCCGCATCTCCGCGCGCTCCAAGTCCACGACGTCCGCGGTGGGCAGAGGAGGCACCGGACATGACCCCGGTCCGCTGTACGACTCTTTGGGAGAACCGGCCCTGCAGAAACTGTCCCCCCTGCCGGCGACCTTGGGCCGGTCCAGACGAGACAGCATCAGAAGCCTGCTGCACGAGCGACTACAAGAGGTGGGGGCGAGCAGCAGCGGAGTTGCCTGGCAGTCGGCCTTCGGGCGCCTGAAGATGGTGCACACGCTGGTGGACCTCTCGCCTTACTTTGTCAGGGACAGCCCCTAG
- the LOC112554666 gene encoding THAP domain-containing protein 5-like isoform X2, whose protein sequence is MPKECAAPDCQEKGGKDSKYSFHKFPKDRALRKEWAIRIKRFDPKTKKLWEPKDSDTLCSKHFVYDCFTSRTRMSRQLGLPFAARLLPDAVPTIFQHNEIARKRKKDLSDRRSVSVARLRHKQNSSESTSKCMEANTWLSKEYTPNKQPCPVKTKRSAKRASGTDTGSTKIFLKTIKMEDNPDIDDIEITAAGSEKSSTMNKLTPFIKKELEDLNSSWSAVRADNDGFENKTEIFMAGSEESSSVNKLTSFMKKEPEDFNSPWGMVQADNDGLTTFIKKEPEDFNSSLSMVLTDNDGFENKMETKVYPTGIYCNLHFAHRLENRL, encoded by the exons ATGCCAAAAGAATGTGCTGCACCGGATTGCcaagaaaaaggaggaaaagattCAAAGTATTCTTTTCACAaatttccgaaagacagagccttacgaAAAGAGTGGGCCATTCGAATAAAAAGGTTCGATCCCAAAACGAAAAAGCTTTGGGAGCCCAAAGACTCGGACACATTAtgctcaaaacattttgtttacgaTTGCTTTACCAGCAGGACCCGAATGAGCAGACAGTTAGGTTTGCCCTTCGCGGCCCGCCTTCTGCCAGATGCAGTTCCaacaatttttcaacacaatgaaattgctcgaaaaagaaagaaggatctCTCTGACAGACGATCAGTTTCAGTCGCCAGACTACGGCATAAACAG AATTCAAGTGAAAGCACTAGTAAATGCATGGAAGCAAACACATGG CTATCCAAGGAATATACACCAAACAAGCAACCATGCCCTGTGAAGACTAAAAGATCAGCTAAAAG ggcTTCAGGCACTGATACTGGATCAActaaaattttcttgaaaacaattaaaatggaGGACAATCCAGATATTGATGACATTG AAATTACAGCGGCTGGAAGTGAGAAATCATCTACTATGAACAAGTTAACTCCTTTTATAAAGAAAGAACTTGAAGACTTAAATTCATCGTGGAGTGCGGTGCGAGCAGATAATGAtggttttgaaaataaaacagagattTTCATGGCTGGAAGTGAAGAATCATCTAGTGTGAACAAGTTAACTTCTTTTATGAAGAAAGAACCAGAAGATTTCAATTCACCATGGGGTATGGTGCAGGCAGATAATGATGGTTTAACTACTTTTATAAAGAAGGAACCTGAAGACTTCAATTCATCATTGAGTATGGTGCTAACTGATAATGAtggttttgaaaataaaatggagacCAAGGTTTATCCAACAGGAATATATTGTAACCTACACTTTGCTCATCGACTGGAGAATCGCCTGTGA
- the LOC112554666 gene encoding uncharacterized protein LOC112554666 isoform X1 encodes MPKECAAPDCQEKGGKDSKYSFHKFPKDRALRKEWAIRIKRFDPKTKKLWEPKDSDTLCSKHFVYDCFTSRTRMSRQLGLPFAARLLPDAVPTIFQHNEIARKRKKDLSDRRSVSVARLRHKQNSSESTSKCMEANTWLSKEYTPNKQPCPVKTKRSAKRLKKQMLLSSMASGTDTGSTKIFLKTIKMEDNPDIDDIEITAAGSEKSSTMNKLTPFIKKELEDLNSSWSAVRADNDGFENKTEIFMAGSEESSSVNKLTSFMKKEPEDFNSPWGMVQADNDGLTTFIKKEPEDFNSSLSMVLTDNDGFENKMETKVYPTGIYCNLHFAHRLENRL; translated from the exons ATGCCAAAAGAATGTGCTGCACCGGATTGCcaagaaaaaggaggaaaagattCAAAGTATTCTTTTCACAaatttccgaaagacagagccttacgaAAAGAGTGGGCCATTCGAATAAAAAGGTTCGATCCCAAAACGAAAAAGCTTTGGGAGCCCAAAGACTCGGACACATTAtgctcaaaacattttgtttacgaTTGCTTTACCAGCAGGACCCGAATGAGCAGACAGTTAGGTTTGCCCTTCGCGGCCCGCCTTCTGCCAGATGCAGTTCCaacaatttttcaacacaatgaaattgctcgaaaaagaaagaaggatctCTCTGACAGACGATCAGTTTCAGTCGCCAGACTACGGCATAAACAG AATTCAAGTGAAAGCACTAGTAAATGCATGGAAGCAAACACATGG CTATCCAAGGAATATACACCAAACAAGCAACCATGCCCTGTGAAGACTAAAAGATCAGCTAAAAGGTTGAAGAAACAAATGCTGCTTTCATCCAT ggcTTCAGGCACTGATACTGGATCAActaaaattttcttgaaaacaattaaaatggaGGACAATCCAGATATTGATGACATTG AAATTACAGCGGCTGGAAGTGAGAAATCATCTACTATGAACAAGTTAACTCCTTTTATAAAGAAAGAACTTGAAGACTTAAATTCATCGTGGAGTGCGGTGCGAGCAGATAATGAtggttttgaaaataaaacagagattTTCATGGCTGGAAGTGAAGAATCATCTAGTGTGAACAAGTTAACTTCTTTTATGAAGAAAGAACCAGAAGATTTCAATTCACCATGGGGTATGGTGCAGGCAGATAATGATGGTTTAACTACTTTTATAAAGAAGGAACCTGAAGACTTCAATTCATCATTGAGTATGGTGCTAACTGATAATGAtggttttgaaaataaaatggagacCAAGGTTTATCCAACAGGAATATATTGTAACCTACACTTTGCTCATCGACTGGAGAATCGCCTGTGA